The following coding sequences lie in one Thalassoglobus polymorphus genomic window:
- a CDS encoding YdeI/OmpD-associated family protein — protein sequence MITDIETYFELGCGRCERFATADCSIRQWSQGLNELREICLESGLVETLKWAHPCYMHAGRNIVILGAFRGDFRISFFDAALMKDAEKVLERQGPNTRHADMIRFTDNAQVELMKPTIKSYLGEAKEYADAGIKPPKEEITFEIPIELAEALEADPILASAYYGLTPGRQKSYVINLNSAKKSETRRSRIAKFRDKIFAGKGAMER from the coding sequence ATGATTACCGACATCGAGACGTATTTTGAGCTAGGGTGTGGGCGGTGCGAGCGATTTGCCACGGCGGATTGTTCAATACGCCAGTGGAGCCAAGGCCTCAACGAGCTTCGAGAAATTTGCCTTGAGTCTGGCTTGGTGGAAACGCTCAAATGGGCACATCCGTGCTATATGCATGCTGGTCGCAACATCGTAATTCTCGGAGCATTTCGAGGTGACTTTCGCATAAGTTTCTTCGACGCGGCGCTGATGAAGGATGCGGAAAAGGTCCTGGAAAGGCAAGGGCCGAACACGCGGCATGCCGATATGATTCGGTTTACGGATAATGCTCAAGTGGAGCTAATGAAGCCAACAATCAAATCTTATTTAGGCGAGGCAAAAGAGTATGCGGATGCTGGAATCAAGCCGCCGAAAGAGGAAATCACTTTCGAAATACCGATTGAACTTGCCGAGGCCCTGGAAGCCGACCCGATCCTTGCAAGTGCGTATTATGGTCTGACGCCAGGCCGGCAAAAAAGCTACGTGATCAATCTCAATTCAGCAAAGAAGTCCGAAACGCGAAGATCTCGAATCGCTAAATTTCGAGATAAAATCTTCGCAGGCAAAGGAGCAATGGAGCGATGA
- a CDS encoding serine/threonine-protein kinase, protein MEPKAKVSCPSCGQKFRVQSAILGRKVRCKSCKERFVAKAVDHDASNDDAMSVDLSLDSSYQESQNAPNPPPLGQIGDFQLLEILGSGAFGLVYKALDTKLGRMVAIKVPRFSIDEKSKSRRFLNEAKTAARLRHPNIVALYESGVTNDGQMYLVSEFVEGKTLLQHIRKGSLNLKTKVRWIQDLARALHVAHAEGIVHRDIKSENILVSDADQRPQITDFGLAKLTDDNSSIQTQDGSLLGTPAYMSPEQARGEIENVGAVSDLYSLGVVLFESLSGKRPYRGRPHEVIAAVASSSTPPQVNEFNPKLPKELVAICAKAMHKQQASRYQTGEEFADDLDRWLNSKPILAKQFSGIGSKRNILIGSSLLACALIIGLIFSFWGNDSSEQNVASAGAVTEDYSDSEEPKATGETAVVDTQGSVEKNDSSRTTSTAEDMVDDHRLQDGNTLETAQASLDPQSTERKAVEWILSNKGKGSALLAHQPDGTPVYTVITASLYGQKIDSGISVLPHLKSLGWLNLGSAQLEPTGLEQICKCQNLTTLMLHKANIKTSMLSRGGGIEGLQRLLISTNHIDDEWEFLNDFPNLRKLEVSGETLPDFTGLTAPANLTVLEFPALDTLPDDLVQRLQVENADLRIICGSGESRRLVGNTKYLQEAESLQEKHRMSFSGLPLHNTQQNQQKWDGSTPFWFRTVNIKHGTDLSKVPFKPLSRTSNHFYIFNATGTKSADQFMEKVSDAHLTIGFMGLKDTDLTDDGLLHLGESCIVSNCDVAGTEVTESGIEKYLRLSPPIAEVTSDFGTFYNFPHPLAETKPEKVPLKELPLSQAELRSSQLANATKRGEPKLAEPQMESAKKWEELGKQLDVAIQADDLQALLLIYDQLAKEPRPDQEIQQLLDKATQAKDQLAKKLAESQEEKLAKELTSKAIQRFTQEDEFGAYVLVRGLPDSIRETKIWEQRKETLEQIEALESKFPLTSQGDFLGSRKSANTADFSETQKTLNEIRQHDRDHQFATLRVFVENESLESSLFVDAKEGAIWFNANSMGGMEEVKSGGIVIIGTSKDVNVTEVTLTGLRHRPVQIQLQMNKGGAYRGPLILKEALREELGELVVQLNPEPGLDLQKVDMSEAHLWVSPMGFYSPKFPINADGRFGPMPLYPQTYSLQAVHPSDFTSEPLRRDVNVLPLETTMIDLPVFLPRDVKFEWVYRDGENGPWQTGNSIIPSGTRSHYFKDWTKAANRFWISLSGWTTQGMQIDWANAEVLKVDPPNWPPAENFGPFPQRGKPYPREYPLTEGFTMAVWRRGEFQAILKVSKIEARPQGK, encoded by the coding sequence ATGGAGCCGAAAGCCAAAGTTTCGTGTCCGAGTTGTGGTCAAAAGTTCCGTGTTCAATCCGCAATTCTCGGTCGTAAAGTTCGCTGCAAGTCGTGCAAAGAACGTTTCGTTGCCAAGGCGGTTGATCACGATGCATCAAATGACGATGCAATGAGCGTTGATTTGTCGCTCGACTCTTCATATCAGGAGAGTCAAAATGCTCCCAACCCGCCGCCACTGGGACAGATTGGCGATTTCCAACTTCTGGAAATTCTTGGGAGTGGTGCATTCGGGCTGGTCTATAAAGCTCTCGACACCAAACTAGGACGAATGGTGGCGATCAAAGTCCCTCGCTTCAGTATCGACGAGAAAAGCAAGTCACGGCGATTTCTTAACGAAGCGAAAACTGCCGCACGCCTGCGGCATCCGAACATTGTGGCACTCTATGAAAGTGGTGTCACCAATGACGGACAAATGTATCTGGTCAGCGAATTCGTAGAAGGCAAAACACTTCTACAACATATCCGCAAAGGGTCCTTAAACCTCAAAACGAAAGTTCGCTGGATTCAAGATTTGGCCAGAGCGTTACATGTTGCTCACGCAGAGGGCATCGTTCATCGCGATATCAAATCAGAGAACATTCTAGTCAGCGATGCTGATCAGCGTCCCCAGATCACCGATTTCGGACTCGCTAAACTCACCGATGACAATTCCTCGATTCAAACTCAGGATGGAAGTCTACTTGGCACCCCAGCTTACATGTCGCCAGAACAGGCACGTGGTGAAATCGAAAACGTCGGCGCAGTCAGCGATTTGTATAGCCTAGGAGTCGTTCTCTTTGAGTCTCTTTCAGGAAAGCGTCCCTATCGGGGGAGACCGCATGAAGTCATTGCAGCAGTCGCATCCTCTTCGACACCGCCGCAGGTGAATGAATTCAATCCTAAGCTCCCCAAAGAACTGGTCGCCATCTGCGCGAAAGCGATGCACAAGCAGCAAGCATCTCGATATCAAACTGGTGAGGAGTTTGCAGACGACCTCGACCGCTGGCTAAATAGCAAACCAATTCTAGCAAAGCAGTTCTCTGGAATCGGCTCAAAAAGAAACATTCTCATTGGCTCATCACTCTTGGCATGCGCTCTCATCATCGGGTTGATCTTTTCCTTCTGGGGAAATGATTCCTCAGAGCAAAATGTGGCATCAGCCGGGGCAGTCACAGAAGATTATTCTGATAGCGAGGAGCCCAAAGCAACAGGAGAAACCGCTGTTGTCGACACGCAGGGATCCGTCGAGAAAAATGATTCGTCGAGAACGACTTCCACAGCAGAAGATATGGTCGACGATCACCGACTGCAGGACGGCAACACTCTCGAAACCGCACAAGCCTCTCTTGATCCACAAAGCACAGAACGTAAAGCAGTCGAATGGATCTTATCGAACAAGGGAAAGGGGAGTGCATTACTCGCTCATCAGCCAGACGGCACGCCTGTTTATACCGTCATTACTGCTTCGCTCTATGGACAAAAGATCGACTCCGGAATCTCAGTCTTACCTCATCTCAAGTCGCTGGGGTGGCTGAACCTGGGATCTGCTCAGTTGGAACCGACTGGACTCGAACAGATATGCAAGTGCCAAAACTTAACGACCTTGATGCTGCATAAAGCGAACATCAAGACGTCAATGCTGTCTCGTGGAGGGGGCATCGAAGGCTTACAAAGGTTGCTCATTTCCACCAATCATATTGATGATGAATGGGAGTTCCTGAACGACTTTCCTAATTTGCGAAAATTGGAAGTTTCTGGAGAGACACTTCCCGATTTCACTGGGCTGACCGCTCCAGCAAATCTCACTGTACTAGAATTCCCGGCTCTCGACACACTCCCCGATGATCTCGTGCAACGACTCCAGGTAGAAAACGCAGACTTGAGAATCATCTGCGGAAGCGGTGAATCACGACGTCTGGTGGGCAATACAAAGTATCTTCAGGAGGCGGAATCTCTGCAAGAAAAGCACCGGATGTCATTCAGTGGATTGCCACTCCACAATACGCAGCAAAATCAACAGAAATGGGATGGCTCAACACCATTCTGGTTTCGGACGGTGAATATCAAACACGGAACAGATCTGTCAAAAGTGCCATTCAAACCGCTGTCGCGAACCAGTAATCATTTCTATATTTTCAATGCGACAGGAACGAAATCTGCCGACCAGTTTATGGAGAAGGTCTCAGATGCACATCTCACAATCGGCTTCATGGGGTTGAAAGACACCGACCTGACAGATGACGGTTTGTTACATCTCGGAGAAAGCTGCATTGTTTCCAACTGCGATGTCGCAGGAACAGAAGTCACCGAAAGCGGAATCGAAAAATACCTTCGACTCTCTCCTCCCATAGCTGAAGTGACGAGTGATTTTGGAACTTTCTACAACTTTCCACATCCACTCGCTGAGACGAAACCTGAAAAAGTTCCGCTCAAAGAGTTGCCACTCTCTCAGGCTGAATTGCGTTCAAGCCAGTTAGCGAATGCGACAAAGAGAGGAGAACCGAAGCTGGCTGAACCTCAGATGGAGTCTGCCAAGAAATGGGAAGAGCTGGGAAAACAACTTGATGTAGCGATTCAAGCGGATGATCTGCAAGCTCTGCTCTTGATCTATGACCAACTCGCCAAAGAACCGCGCCCTGATCAGGAGATTCAACAGTTACTCGACAAGGCAACTCAAGCAAAAGATCAATTAGCAAAAAAACTGGCCGAGTCCCAAGAGGAAAAACTAGCGAAAGAGCTGACTTCGAAGGCGATTCAACGATTCACTCAGGAAGACGAATTTGGAGCATACGTTCTTGTGCGTGGGCTCCCTGATTCCATTCGAGAGACGAAAATTTGGGAGCAACGCAAAGAAACCCTTGAGCAAATTGAGGCTTTAGAATCAAAGTTTCCTTTAACGTCTCAAGGGGACTTTTTGGGCTCCCGTAAGTCCGCGAACACCGCCGACTTCTCCGAAACACAAAAGACCTTAAACGAAATTCGTCAACACGACCGCGATCACCAATTCGCGACATTACGTGTCTTCGTCGAAAACGAAAGTCTCGAATCATCACTCTTCGTTGACGCCAAAGAAGGAGCCATCTGGTTTAATGCGAATAGCATGGGTGGCATGGAAGAGGTCAAGAGCGGGGGTATCGTGATTATTGGCACGAGCAAGGATGTGAATGTCACAGAAGTCACCTTAACCGGACTTCGGCATCGCCCTGTCCAAATACAATTGCAGATGAATAAGGGAGGTGCCTATCGCGGTCCACTGATTCTCAAAGAAGCGCTGCGAGAAGAGCTCGGAGAGTTGGTTGTTCAACTCAATCCAGAACCAGGCCTGGACCTTCAAAAGGTCGACATGTCAGAAGCTCACCTTTGGGTCAGCCCAATGGGTTTTTATTCTCCAAAGTTCCCGATCAACGCTGATGGTCGCTTTGGCCCCATGCCACTTTATCCGCAAACCTATTCGCTTCAGGCTGTGCATCCAAGTGACTTTACATCCGAGCCACTTCGTCGAGATGTCAACGTGCTTCCATTAGAAACGACAATGATCGATCTACCAGTCTTTCTTCCTCGTGATGTTAAGTTTGAATGGGTCTACCGAGACGGTGAGAATGGGCCCTGGCAAACCGGGAATTCAATAATTCCATCCGGGACGAGAAGCCACTATTTCAAAGACTGGACGAAGGCTGCAAACCGGTTCTGGATCAGTTTGTCTGGGTGGACCACTCAAGGAATGCAAATTGACTGGGCGAATGCAGAAGTCTTAAAAGTCGATCCTCCGAACTGGCCTCCAGCTGAAAACTTTGGACCGTTCCCGCAACGTGGCAAACCATATCCTCGTGAGTACCCTTTAACCGAAGGTTTCACAATGGCAGTGTGGCGACGTGGGGAATTTCAGGCGATCCTCAAAGTGAGTAAAATTGAAGCTCGCCCACAGGGTAAATAA
- a CDS encoding FHA domain-containing serine/threonine-protein kinase: MIVQFTIHSPSGQKTVSIKRYAILIVGRSKKAHICLNDDPHFSRRHFRLEVASPKCHLIDLDSRNGTFVNDKPVQSVELKNGDVISGGETKIYVSIHHETSANSTFNLPGNSDNTPVQTPLTANSPPEPSPKDPVSPPKVNLRLGHFELLQEIGHGSMGTVYHARNLNDQEIVALKIIFCNGEVDSTHKQLFVRESQLMNQLSHPRLVSFREAGEIEGQLYLSMEYVEHQKFENHSFNMSPAKRIRFACGIISQTLDVLEFLHESQVVHRDIKPANLLLANVNNQLLVKVADLGLAKNYRDSGVSGITSEGEGRGTLAFMPPEQLAGSRDVGPAADLYSTAATLYWYLTGEYPYDFLPGHHPVAIVLSGKRVDIRKRRTKIPPALADIIEKGLNESPEARFESAIEMRNQLRPFLRRDATE, encoded by the coding sequence ATGATCGTTCAGTTTACTATCCATTCTCCCTCTGGACAGAAGACCGTTTCGATTAAACGTTACGCGATTCTGATCGTCGGCAGATCGAAGAAAGCACATATCTGCCTGAACGATGACCCTCACTTTTCACGTCGTCACTTTCGTCTTGAAGTTGCATCGCCCAAATGTCATCTCATCGACCTGGACAGTCGAAATGGAACGTTTGTCAATGACAAACCCGTTCAGTCTGTTGAACTGAAAAATGGTGATGTCATTTCGGGCGGCGAAACGAAAATCTACGTATCAATCCATCACGAAACGTCTGCAAACAGTACATTCAACTTGCCTGGGAATTCTGATAACACTCCAGTGCAAACACCCCTGACGGCTAACAGTCCCCCGGAGCCATCGCCTAAAGATCCAGTATCCCCTCCCAAGGTAAACCTGAGACTGGGCCACTTCGAACTGCTGCAGGAAATCGGACACGGTTCCATGGGAACGGTATACCATGCGAGAAATCTGAACGATCAGGAGATCGTGGCCCTGAAGATCATCTTCTGTAACGGAGAAGTTGATAGTACCCACAAGCAATTATTCGTGAGAGAATCACAACTGATGAACCAACTCTCTCATCCGCGATTGGTTTCATTCCGAGAAGCTGGAGAGATCGAAGGTCAACTGTATCTATCCATGGAATACGTCGAACATCAGAAATTTGAAAACCACAGCTTCAACATGTCTCCAGCCAAACGGATTCGTTTTGCTTGTGGCATCATCTCACAAACGCTCGATGTACTCGAATTTCTTCACGAATCCCAAGTCGTTCATCGAGACATCAAACCTGCAAACTTGTTGCTTGCAAACGTGAACAACCAACTGCTGGTCAAAGTTGCTGACTTAGGATTGGCGAAAAACTACCGAGACTCTGGCGTCAGTGGGATTACCAGCGAAGGCGAAGGTCGGGGAACCCTTGCGTTCATGCCTCCGGAACAACTGGCAGGCAGTCGTGATGTCGGCCCGGCAGCTGATCTCTATTCAACCGCAGCGACACTCTACTGGTACCTGACCGGAGAATACCCCTACGACTTTCTTCCGGGTCACCATCCCGTCGCCATCGTGCTCTCGGGAAAACGGGTCGACATTAGAAAACGCCGCACCAAAATCCCTCCAGCATTGGCTGATATCATTGAGAAAGGTCTCAACGAATCACCAGAAGCCCGCTTCGAATCCGCCATTGAGATGCGAAACCAACTGAGACCCTTTCTTCGTAGAGACGCAACAGAGTAA
- a CDS encoding RHS repeat domain-containing protein codes for MKLVDGANTVSEYEYDGAKRRTIQKSYASGVLDETRQLYYTDPSKWQVIEERVDSSTDSEQQHIWGLRYIDDCILRDRDTTGNGTLDERLYGIQDANWNVTAISNTNGTVQERYAYSAYGTPVFLSASFGSRSSSSYDWRVLYAGYRWETGTELLHVRNRAYASPLGTWLQRDPLGLHAGISLYQSVTSSPLNFTDPSGNYAIPLPPPAPITPIIPLITACLAFPPCAIALVGTVAIGACMLIPACRASMENLIRSILKVCAGAITATIFYCEIHIRNDDGSCIYFCPDFDDYIKVTDWQGSDFDCPDVFGFDSGDIPDDLPTPI; via the coding sequence GTGAAACTCGTCGATGGTGCGAATACCGTCAGTGAATACGAATACGACGGAGCCAAACGGCGGACTATCCAAAAAAGCTATGCTTCCGGGGTTCTCGACGAAACACGCCAACTCTACTACACCGACCCCAGCAAATGGCAGGTCATCGAAGAACGTGTCGATTCCTCCACTGACTCCGAACAGCAACACATTTGGGGTCTCCGCTACATTGATGATTGCATCCTCCGAGACCGAGACACTACCGGAAACGGCACACTCGATGAACGCCTCTACGGAATACAAGACGCCAACTGGAATGTCACCGCCATCAGCAACACGAACGGCACTGTTCAAGAGCGTTATGCCTATTCAGCTTATGGGACACCAGTGTTCTTATCTGCTTCGTTTGGCAGTCGAAGTTCGTCCAGTTACGACTGGAGGGTTCTCTACGCTGGATACCGATGGGAAACTGGGACGGAGTTGTTGCATGTGAGGAATCGAGCATACGCTAGTCCATTAGGGACGTGGTTGCAACGCGACCCTTTAGGACTCCATGCAGGCATCTCTCTCTACCAATCAGTCACCTCGTCACCTTTGAACTTCACCGACCCATCTGGGAATTATGCGATCCCACTCCCACCTCCAGCTCCAATAACTCCAATAATCCCATTGATCACAGCATGTTTGGCGTTTCCTCCATGTGCTATTGCCTTGGTAGGAACTGTTGCGATTGGCGCTTGCATGTTGATCCCAGCGTGTCGTGCTAGCATGGAGAACTTGATAAGGTCAATCTTAAAAGTCTGTGCAGGAGCGATCACCGCAACAATTTTTTACTGCGAAATTCATATACGAAACGATGACGGTAGCTGCATCTACTTCTGCCCTGACTTTGACGACTATATAAAAGTCACCGATTGGCAAGGCTCTGACTTCGATTGTCCTGACGTATTTGGCTTTGATTCTGGTGATATTCCTGACGACTTGCCGACACCTATTTAA
- a CDS encoding PhoPQ-activated pathogenicity-related family protein, giving the protein MKLKSLNRYLLSFSLIFVLGATSLAEKPAAEVPNEIFQFMEKSEPDFGWKELQVKKTDHGTVHFLELTSQRWQNIVWKHALVIYEPAEVVHNNHMLLFVTGGRIGGAPRDKELEMGIALANRCRARVATLHQVPNQPLLGDHVEDDLITETWLKYLKTEDPSWPLLFPMVKSAVKAMDALQEFAKENGNPQIDGFVITGASKRGWTSWLTPVVDERIVATAPIVIDVLNFTVQMQNQKDTWGKYSDQIADYTSKGLVHESGNPETPQEERLWKMMDPYTYRERLKLPKLLVVGTNDPYWVVDAMKHYWFDLVGQKYCLQVPNAGHGLDGGREHALTTIAVYFQHVVSNTPLPKIEWSFEKTNGNDLVVNVKSDQKTTSIQLWQATSKDKDFRPSEWTSSPISRNEGQLVIPEKGHVATFVEFRFKAFGIPYSLTSLVHVE; this is encoded by the coding sequence ATGAAATTGAAGTCGCTTAACAGATACCTGCTTTCTTTCTCTCTCATTTTCGTGCTGGGAGCTACCTCTTTAGCAGAGAAACCTGCAGCTGAGGTCCCCAATGAGATCTTTCAATTTATGGAGAAAAGTGAACCGGACTTCGGATGGAAAGAATTGCAAGTCAAAAAAACGGATCATGGAACAGTTCATTTTCTTGAGCTTACTTCGCAACGCTGGCAAAACATCGTCTGGAAACACGCCTTGGTCATTTACGAGCCTGCTGAGGTCGTTCACAATAATCATATGCTGTTGTTTGTAACCGGTGGTCGTATCGGAGGGGCACCTCGTGATAAAGAACTGGAAATGGGAATTGCTCTTGCCAATCGCTGTCGCGCCCGTGTTGCCACCCTCCATCAAGTTCCGAATCAACCTCTGCTTGGTGACCATGTTGAAGACGATTTGATCACCGAAACGTGGCTGAAGTATCTTAAAACCGAAGATCCCAGCTGGCCACTTCTCTTCCCAATGGTCAAAAGCGCAGTAAAGGCGATGGATGCCTTACAGGAGTTTGCGAAGGAAAACGGGAACCCACAGATTGATGGCTTTGTGATCACAGGAGCATCAAAACGTGGCTGGACGAGTTGGTTGACGCCGGTTGTTGACGAGAGAATCGTTGCCACGGCACCGATCGTCATTGATGTTTTGAATTTTACAGTTCAAATGCAGAATCAAAAAGATACTTGGGGAAAATACAGCGATCAAATCGCTGACTACACCAGTAAAGGACTCGTACACGAATCGGGAAATCCGGAAACTCCGCAGGAAGAACGTCTCTGGAAGATGATGGACCCGTACACCTATCGTGAACGTCTTAAGCTTCCGAAGTTATTAGTCGTCGGCACAAACGATCCCTATTGGGTCGTGGACGCGATGAAACATTATTGGTTTGATCTGGTTGGACAGAAGTATTGCTTGCAAGTCCCTAATGCCGGTCATGGTCTCGATGGTGGACGAGAGCATGCGCTCACGACAATCGCCGTCTATTTTCAACATGTCGTTTCAAATACTCCGCTACCGAAGATTGAATGGAGCTTCGAAAAGACGAACGGAAATGATCTTGTCGTCAATGTGAAATCGGATCAGAAAACCACATCGATTCAACTCTGGCAGGCAACATCAAAAGATAAAGACTTTCGACCGTCCGAATGGACATCAAGTCCGATTTCCAGAAATGAAGGTCAACTCGTGATTCCAGAAAAAGGACATGTCGCTACCTTTGTTGAATTCCGCTTCAAAGCATTCGGTATTCCGTATTCACTGACCTCGCTGGTACACGTTGAATGA
- a CDS encoding DUF1559 domain-containing protein, with the protein MPSRRYKKTNGFTLIELLVVIAIIAILVALLLPAVQQAREAARRSQCKNNMKQLGLAFHNYHDVNRCFPYAWMAGSDLNVSCYGIMLLPYLDQAPLYNKWDSSVPAFNEAAALFSPPASVQQNLEVIQTILPVYVCPSTPEAAVHDYTLPADAAGAGVPPLDLTWTAARTDYIATTGVRGTFADIAYDGNAGGARSGALSVCGALENNPVTRMRDLKDGSSNTFLLGERVGGSNIYRNGQVDSTLSAALGPANGGGWGDFLNGDHWIEGALYDGTIGGGGPCPINCTNTRSAGYMSFHVGGAQFLMGDGAVRFISENIAASTFAALITRGKGEIVGEF; encoded by the coding sequence ATGCCTTCACGTCGCTACAAAAAGACAAACGGATTCACTCTTATTGAATTGCTGGTTGTGATTGCGATTATCGCCATCCTCGTTGCATTACTGTTACCGGCTGTCCAGCAAGCTCGAGAAGCGGCACGCAGAAGTCAGTGCAAAAACAACATGAAGCAGTTGGGTTTGGCGTTTCACAACTACCATGACGTCAATCGGTGTTTCCCGTATGCATGGATGGCGGGAAGCGACCTGAATGTTTCGTGTTACGGAATTATGTTGTTGCCGTATCTCGACCAGGCACCACTCTACAATAAATGGGATTCTTCCGTTCCGGCATTCAATGAAGCTGCGGCACTCTTTTCTCCGCCTGCCTCTGTTCAACAAAACTTAGAAGTCATTCAGACCATTCTTCCAGTCTATGTCTGTCCTTCAACACCTGAAGCTGCTGTGCATGATTATACACTTCCAGCAGATGCTGCTGGCGCTGGTGTTCCTCCCCTTGATTTGACTTGGACAGCAGCCCGTACTGATTATATTGCAACAACGGGAGTTCGTGGAACTTTCGCTGATATCGCTTACGACGGCAATGCAGGAGGAGCTCGTAGCGGGGCTCTCAGTGTATGTGGAGCATTGGAAAACAATCCTGTCACCCGTATGCGAGACCTCAAGGATGGTTCGTCAAACACATTTCTTCTCGGAGAACGTGTAGGTGGATCAAATATTTATCGCAACGGTCAGGTTGATTCAACGTTGTCAGCGGCGCTTGGACCTGCAAACGGAGGTGGATGGGGAGACTTCCTTAACGGTGATCACTGGATTGAAGGTGCTCTCTACGATGGAACTATCGGTGGAGGAGGTCCCTGCCCAATCAACTGTACTAACACTCGAAGTGCTGGCTATATGAGTTTTCATGTTGGCGGGGCCCAATTCTTAATGGGAGATGGTGCCGTTCGTTTCATCAGCGAAAACATCGCAGCCTCGACTTTTGCTGCACTGATCACTCGTGGGAAAGGTGAGATCGTTGGAGAGTTCTAA
- a CDS encoding type II secretion system F family protein yields MPLLSPRATQKELAFLCQSLGTSLHAGIDLVRSLEMAAKRSSGKMKSVLNDMEDQIKSGGDLTASIESHGAFFPDLFADVAQIGEYTGALPEALKALSMHYENNLRLRKDFIAQITMPLVQLTVAVFVIAGMIFLLGIIGNATGTPVDVLGWGLMGASGALTWLGFWAMGIISLFVAYKLIFQSLTAQRVVYRVLMAVPVVGRCLQDFAIARFSWAFHLTQNAGMPIDDCLDSSLRATSNGAFIASADGMIRDINNGETLTETFELSGLFPMEFIQTVHVAETSGTVPEALHRLSPQFEENARRSLKAFANAASWACWAGVAAFIIYIVFSIVFWYLGILNGALEMVNEI; encoded by the coding sequence GTGCCTTTGCTCTCACCCCGGGCGACACAAAAAGAACTGGCATTTCTTTGCCAGTCGCTGGGAACCTCTCTGCATGCCGGAATTGACCTTGTTCGATCACTGGAAATGGCTGCCAAGAGGAGTTCAGGAAAAATGAAGTCGGTCCTGAACGACATGGAAGATCAAATTAAATCAGGCGGAGACTTGACTGCTTCGATTGAGTCCCACGGGGCCTTTTTCCCGGATCTTTTTGCAGATGTTGCCCAAATTGGAGAATACACCGGAGCGCTGCCGGAAGCTCTGAAGGCACTTTCAATGCATTACGAGAACAACCTTCGTCTGCGGAAAGACTTCATTGCTCAAATCACTATGCCGTTGGTGCAGTTGACGGTCGCAGTCTTCGTGATCGCAGGCATGATCTTTCTGCTCGGGATTATCGGCAATGCAACGGGAACTCCTGTGGATGTTCTTGGTTGGGGACTGATGGGCGCATCGGGAGCTCTGACCTGGCTTGGCTTTTGGGCAATGGGGATTATTTCCCTGTTTGTCGCCTACAAGCTGATCTTTCAATCACTGACCGCTCAGCGAGTGGTCTATCGAGTGCTGATGGCGGTCCCCGTTGTCGGCAGGTGCTTGCAGGATTTCGCGATTGCCCGTTTCTCCTGGGCGTTCCATTTGACCCAAAACGCTGGTATGCCGATTGACGATTGTCTCGACTCCAGCTTGCGAGCCACTTCAAACGGTGCCTTCATCGCAAGTGCCGACGGAATGATTCGTGACATCAACAACGGAGAAACTCTCACCGAAACCTTCGAGCTTAGCGGACTCTTTCCGATGGAGTTTATCCAAACGGTTCACGTCGCGGAGACATCCGGAACCGTCCCCGAAGCACTGCACCGCCTCAGCCCACAGTTTGAAGAAAACGCCCGCCGCAGCTTAAAAGCATTCGCAAACGCCGCCAGTTGGGCCTGCTGGGCCGGCGTTGCAGCCTTCATTATTTACATCGTCTTCAGCATCGTCTTCTGGTACCTCGGCATCCTCAACGGCGCACTGGAAATGGTCAACGAAATTTAA